One window of Epinephelus fuscoguttatus linkage group LG9, E.fuscoguttatus.final_Chr_v1 genomic DNA carries:
- the slc25a5 gene encoding ADP/ATP translocase 2 encodes MSETAISFAKDFLAGGIAAAISKTAVAPIERVKLLLQVQHASKQITADKQYKGIVDCVIRIPKEQGFLSFWRGNLANVIRYFPTQALNFAFKDKYKKIFLDGVDKRTQFWRYFAGNLASGGAAGATSLCFVYPLDFARTRLAADVGKAGTEREFKGLGDCLVKITKSDGIRGLYQGFSVSVQGIIIYRAAYFGVYDTAKGMLPDPKNTHIFVSWMIAQSVTAVAGLVSYPFDTVRRRMMMQSGRKGADIMYSGTIDCWRKILRDEGGKAFFKGAWSNVLRGMGGAFVLVLYDELKKII; translated from the exons ATGAGTGAGACAGCTATTTCCTTCGCCAAGGACTTCTTGGCTGGTGGTATCGCCGCTGCCATCTCCAAAACAGCTGTAGCCCCCATCGAGAGAGTCAAGCTTCTCCTGCAG GTACAACATGCCAGCAAGCAGATTACAGCCGACAAGCAGTACAAGGGCATCGTCGACTGTGTCATCCGTATCCCCAAAGAGCAGGGCTTCCTCTCGTTCTGGAGAGGCAATCTGGCCAACGTCATCCGATACTTCCCCACTCAGGCCCTCAACTTTGCTTTCAAGGACAAGTACAAGAAGATTTTCCTCGACGGCGTGGACAAGCGCACACAGTTCTGGAGATACTTTGCGGGTAACCTAGCGTCCGGTGGCGCCGCCGGAGCCACGTCGCTCTGTTTTGTGTACCCCCTCGACTTCGCCAGAACACGTCTGGCTGCTGACGTCGGCAAAGCCGGGACGGAGCGTGAGTTCAAAGGTCTGGGAGACTGCTTGGTGAAGATTACCAAGTCTGATGGCATCAGGGGTCTGTACCAGGGCTTCAGCGTGTCCGTGCAGGGCATCATCATCTACAGAGCTGCTTACTTTGGCGTCTACGACACAGCGAAGG GCATGCTCCCAGACCCcaagaacacacacatttttgtcaGCTGGATGATCGCTCAGTCTGTGACTGCGGTCGCCGGTCTTGTGTCCTACCCCTTCGACACTGTCCGTCGTCGTATGATGATGCAGTCTGGACGCAAAGGAG CTGACATCATGTACTCTGGCACCATTGACTGCTGGAGGAAGATTTTACGCGATGAGGGCGGCAAGGCCTTCTTCAAGGGAGCCTGGTCTAACGTGCTCAGAGGCATGGGTGGGGCCTTCGTGCTCGTCTTGTACGACGAGCTCAAGAAAATCATCTAA